From the genome of Podospora pseudoanserina strain CBS 124.78 chromosome 7 map unlocalized CBS124.78p_7.2, whole genome shotgun sequence, one region includes:
- the RSM10 gene encoding mitochondrial 37S ribosomal protein rsm10 (COG:J; EggNog:ENOG503P24D), giving the protein MPRALEALYLEPLRHEAEWGVPTCDLQLRSYSLRNLEFFCDFALRAAYYIGLPAFGPVPLPRITERWTVPKSTFVHKKSQENFERITLRRLIQIKDGHPETVQYWLAFLQKYAYYGIGMKANVWEFSRLDVAQEMDDGLPKTKKLLESKWKHMGAHDKMPFMEDLEEYLANERRKIPGGR; this is encoded by the exons ATGCCCCGCGCCCTTGAGGCCCTCTACCTCGAGCCTCTCCGCCACGAGGCCGAGTGGGGCGTCCCCACATGCGACCTCCAGCTCCGGTCGTActccctccgcaacctcgaGTTCTTTTGTGACTTTGCCCTCCGTGCGGCGTACTACATTGGCCTGCCTGCCTTTGGCCCCGTGCCACTTCCCAGGATCACCGAGAGGTGGACCGTCCCCAAGTCAACTTTCGTGCACAAGAAGTCGCAGGAAAACTTTGAGAGAATCACCctgaggaggttgatccAGATCAAGGATGGGCACCCGGAGACGGTGCAGTATTGGTTGGCGTTTTTGCAGAAGTATGCGTATTATGGGATTGGTATGAAGGCGAATGTGTGGGAGTTTAGCAGATtgg ATGTGGCTCAGGAGATGGACGATGGTCTCCCGAAGACAAAGAAACTGCTCGAGAGCAAGTGGAAGCATATGGGTGCTCACGACAAGATGCCCTTtatggaggatttggaggagtaCCTTGCGAACGAGAGGAGAAAGATTCCCGGTGGGAggtag
- the MSW1 gene encoding Tryptophan--tRNA ligase, mitochondrial (EggNog:ENOG503NUPK; COG:J), with product MNITVKLGRSAPRLARKLPRNSRTLSTTLIHHDKSLPIKSIIKGDTSKPKIIFSGIQPTGVPHLGNYLGALKQWKDMQDNAREADKLFFSIVDLHALTIPGNADKLRQNRREMLTSLLAIGLNPERSTIFYQGSVPQHAELQWILSCTASTGYLSRMTQWKSKLSTLTSTPLSSSFPDPTISSPALKHGLFSYPILQAADILLHRSTHVPVGSDQKQHLEFARECVTNFHSAWSTHIFPSPQTISLDSSSSRIMSLQDPTKKMSKSDPNPKSKIFINDDEATIRKKINSARTDSISTTVGEYDPVNRPGVANLLEILGGFTGKTGEKVAEECKDVTLAQLKMLTADAVVAGLEEVRERFLLLGEDTEVNRKRVKETEEVGTQSAKESAERTMEKVREAIGLD from the exons ATGAATATCACTGTCAAATTGGGCCGTAGTGCCCCTCGATTGGCGCGCAAATTACCAAGAAACTCAAGAACCTTGTCAACAACACTCATCCATCATGAT AAGTCACTTCCAATCAAGTCGATCATCAAGGGGGATACGTCCAAGCCAAAAATCATCTTCTCCGGGATCCAACCCACCGGCGTGCCACACTTAGGGAACTACCTCGGCGCGTTGAAGCAATGGAAGGACATGCAAGACAACGCCCGCGAGGCGGACAAGCTCTTCTTCTCGATCGTCGACCTGCACGCCCTCACCATCCCAGGCAACGCAGACAAGCTCCGCCAAAACAGGCGTGAGATGCTCACTTCCCTGCTTGCCATCGGCCTCAACCCAGAACGGAGCACCATTTTTTATCAGGGGAGTGTACCTCAGCATGCCGAGCTGCAATGGATCCTCAGTTGCACCGCTTCAACAGGCTATCTATCCCGTATGACACAGTGGAAG tccaaactctccaccctcacctccacccccctttcctcctccttcccagacccaacaatctcctccccagccctcaAACACGGCCTCTTCTCCTACCCAATACTCCAAGCAgccgacatcctcctccaccgctcAACCCACGTCCCCGTCGGCTCCGACCAAAAGCAACACCTCGAGTTCGCCCGAGAGTGCGTCACAAACTTCCACTCCGCCTGGTCCACCCAtatcttcccctccccccaaacaaTCTCcctcgactcctcctcctcccgcatCATGTCCCTCCAGGACCCCACCAAAAAAATGTCCAAGTccgaccccaacccaaaGTCCAAAATCTTCATCAACGACGACGAGGCAACGATAAGGAAAAAGATCAACTCTGCACGGACGGATAGCATAAGTACCACAGTGGGGGAGTACGATCCTGTCAACAGGCCGGGCGTGGCGAATCTGCTCGAGATCTTGGGCGGGTTCACGGGCAAGACGGGGGAaaaggtggcggaggagtgCAAAGACGTTACGCTGGCGCAGCTGAAGATGCTGACTGccgatgctgttgttgcggggctggaggaggtgagggagaggttctTGTTGCTTGGGGAGGATACAGAGGTGAATAGGAAGCGGGTCAAGGAAACCGAGGAGGTAGGCACACAAAGCGCGAAAGAGAGCGCCGAGAGGACGATGGAGAAGGTTAGGGAGGCGATTGGGCTTGATTAA
- the VPS45 gene encoding vacuolar protein sorting-associated protein 45 (EggNog:ENOG503NXAG; COG:U) — MDVVQAVTGYVTKMVSAGDSTSGTSQSAKMKILLLDRETMAFISTAVTQSTLLNHEVYLTDRLDKPNREKMRHLRCLCFVRPDPDSIGLLIDELREPKYGEYHLFFSNIAKKSTLERLAEADDHEVVKLVQEYFLDYVIINPDLFSLNMSQPLYRLWGGNPDTWNRDSLQRASEGLIAVLLSLKKKPLIRYQKSSPLAQKLASEVRYHITQEDQLFDFRKVDTPPILLILDRREDPITPLLMQWTYQAMVHHLLGIHNGRVDLSSVPDIRPELKEIVLSQDQDPFFKKNMYLNFGDLGSNIKDYVEQYQSKTKNNADIESIADMKRFIEEYPEFRKLSGNVSKHVALVSELSRRIGAEHLMEVSELEQSIACNDNHGADLKNIQTQIQSPTLLPSSKLTLVALYGLRYSRHPSNALPLLVDLLITVGGVSVREASLVNKLLTYHQSLHASASGAGGITDLFESTGLFSAANSRFKGLKGVENVYTQHSPLLETTLQNLVKGKLKEGQYPFVEGSSSVKDKPQDIIVFIIGGATYEEAKMVAGINASSPGVRVVLGGTTVHNAATFLEEVEGAVDGWPADSQGTRAGRR; from the exons ATGGACGTGGTGCAGGCCGTGACGGGCTACGTCACCAAGATGGTGTCGGCCGGCGACAGCACATCGGGGACGTCGCAATCGGCCAAGATGAAGATTCTACTGCTGGACAGGGAAACTATGGCCTTCATATCGACCGCCGTCACACAATCAACGCTTCTCAACCATGAGGTGTATCTCACAGATCGCCTAGACAAGCCGAACCGGGAAAAGATGCGCCATCTACGTTGCCTGTGTTTCGTGAGACCAGACCCGGATTCCATAGGCCTTCTTATTGATGAGCTGAGGGAGCCTAAATACGGAGAATACCATCTTTTCTTCAGCAATATTGCCAAAAAGTCCACACTGGAACGTTtggccgaggccgacgatCACGAAGTTGTGAAGCTCGTTCAAGAGTATTTTCTGGACTATGTGATCATCAATCCCGACCTGTTCTCTCTCAACATGTCTCAGCCCCTGTACCGCCTATGGGGTGGGAACCCGGACACGTGGAATAGAGACTCCCTTCAACGTGCATCTGAAGGCCTCATTGCTGTCCTGCTAtcgctcaagaagaagcccctCATCAGGTACCAGAAGTCTAGCCCCCTGGCTCAAAAATTGGCGTCAGAAGTGCGATATCACATCACACAAGAGGACCAGCTCTTTGATTTCCGCAAGGTTGACACACCACCAATTCTTCTCATCCTAGACCGAAGAGAagaccccatcacccccttgcTCATGCAGTGGACGTACCAGGCCATGGTACATCATCTTCTCGGTATTCACAACGGTCGTGTAGACCTAAGCAGTGTACCCGACATCCGTCCCGAGCTCAAAGAGATTGTTCTAtctcaagatcaagacccATTCTTTAAGAAGAATATGTATCTCAACTTTGGCGACTTGGGCAGTAACATCAAAGATTATGTTGAGCAATACCAATCGAAGACGAAGAACAACGCCGACATTGAGTCAATAGCCGATATGAAGCGTTTCATTGAAGAGTACCCCGAGTTCCGGAAACTCTCGGGAAATGTCAGCAAGCACGTCGCCCTCGTCTCTGAACTGAGCAGGCGAATAGGCGCAGAACATTTGATGGAAGTCAGCGAGTTGGAACAAAGCATAGCTTGTAACGACAACCATGGAGCTGATCTCAAG AATATACAAACACAAATTCAATCGCCCACTCTCCTCCCTTCTTCCAAACTTACCCTGGTAGCTCTCTATGGCCTTCGTTACAGCAGGCACCCATCCAACGCTCTCCCGTTGctcgtcgacctcctcatcactgtTGGTGGAGTGTCTGTACGGGAAGCCTCCCTTGTAAACAAACTTCTTACCTACCACCAATCCCTCCACGCCTCGGCATCGGGAGCAGGCGGTATTACCGACTTGTTCGAGTCGACGGGTCTGTTCAGCGCAGCCAACTCACGATTCAAGGGCCTCAAGGGCGTTGAAAACGTTTACACCCAACACTCCCCTCTGCTGGAAACCACGCTGCAAAATTTGGTGAAGGGGAAACTAAAAGAAGGGCAGTATCCCTTTGTGGAGGGCAGCTCAAGCGTGAAAGATAAGCCGCAGGATATCATTGTGTTTATCATTGGAGGAGCTACGTACGAAGAGGCGAAGATGGTGGCGGGTATCAATGCCAGCAGTCCTGGGGTCAGAGTCGTTTTGGGCGGTACGACGGTGCATAATGCGGCGACCTtcttggaggaggtcgaAGGGGCTGTGGATGGGTGGCCGGCGGATTCTCAGGGGACAAGagcagggaggagatga
- the MMM1 gene encoding ERMES complex subunit mmm1 (EggNog:ENOG503NU1T; COG:U; BUSCO:EOG09262X74): MAQDVCPTRSEPSLSFLQGLILGQLSVVLLIAAFIKFFIFGEAPSAEETASIRATERRSRTLAHKKSLLSLRSAATQRQGSQPPALPALNKKKSSILRSNPPTLTIGSILDKTYYKVDSHQPESLDWFNVLIAQTIAQFRSDAQHDDAILTSLSKTLNGTSRPDFVDEIRVSELSLGEDFPIFSNCRIIPVDEDGLQFGAGKAFDPKQAAREGARLQARMDVDLSDMITLAVETKLLLNFPKRLSAVLPVALAVSVVRFSGTLSISFNPSNPSENTPTKMTFTFLDDYRLDFSIRSLLGSRSRLQDVPKIAQLVESRLHRWFDERCVEPRFQEIELPSMWPRKKNTRGGDEIIANIEQSINKAHGGAIAKEARQELDTETDGLRYRRRPVGDDTYSVSGSMPGSLPGIDMPT; this comes from the exons ATGGCACAAGATGTTTGCCCAACAAGATCGGAGCCCTC ATTATCTTTTCTCCAGGGTCTCATCCTTGGGCAGCTGTCGGTAGTGCTGCTGATTGCTGCCTTTATCAAGTTCTTCATCTTTGGCGAAGCGCCATCGGCGGAAGAAACGGCGTCTATCCGAGCCACCGAACGAAGGTCACGAACTCTTGCCCACAAGAAATCTCTACTTAGTCTTCGGTCCGCAGCCACACAACGCCAGGGttcccaaccaccagccctACCCGCCCTCAACAAGAAAAAATCGAGCATTCTCCGATCGAATCCGCCGACCCTGACCATTGGCTCGATTCTTGACAAGACTTACTACAAGGTGGACAGCCACCAACCTGAAAGTTTGGACTGGTTCAATGTCTTGATTGCCCAGACCATTGCGCAGTTCCGCAGCGATGCGCAGCATGACGACGCCATACTCACATCTCTGAGCAAGACCCTCAACGGGACTTCGAGGCCAGATTTTGTGGACGAGATACGGGTTTCAGAGTTGAGCCTGGGGGAGGATTTCCCGATTTTCAGCAACTGCCGCATCATACCggtggacgaggatggcCTCCAGTTTGGAGCAGGCAAGGCGTTTGATCCCAAACAGGCTGCCAGGGAAGGTGCTCGTCTGCAGGCGAGGATGGATGTCGACCTCAGTGATATGATTACTCTGGCTGTCGAGACAAAGCTCCTTCTCAACTTCCCCAAGCGACTGAGCGCAGTTCTTCCCGTGGCGTTGGCTGTGTCGGTTGTTCGTTTTAGCGGCACACTGTCCATCTCATTTAACCCAAGCAACCCTTCGGAAAACACGCCTACGAAAATGACGTTCACGTTTCTCGACGATTACCGACTGGATTTCTCGATTCGCAGTCTTCTGGGAAGTCGTTCAAGGTTGCAAGATGTCCCCAAGATTGCACAGCTGGTTGAGTCTCGTCTTCATCGATGGTTTGATGAGCGATGCGTTGAGCCAAGGTTCCAGGAGATTGAGCTTCCCAGCATGTGGCCTCGGAAAAAGAACACGCgcgggggtgatgagatTATCGCCAATATTGAGCAATCAATAAACAAAGCGCATGGCGGTGCTATTGCCAAGGAGGCTCGTCAAGAACTTGACACTGAGACGGACGGGCTCCGGTATAGACGGCGGCCAGTGGGAGACGATACTTACTCGGTATCAGGCTCCATGCCAGGTTCACTCCCAGGCATCGACATGCCTACATGA
- the ale1 gene encoding Lysophospholipid acyltransferase (EggNog:ENOG503NUVY; COG:S; BUSCO:EOG0926251E), which produces MIPFINAPFVWLADRIGAGPDELKLVFSFLLSYPLAGLLKRVPDARPEFKNLFSISISLFYLVGLFDLWDGLRTILISAIGTYAIAKYLRGSPYMPWVGFVFLMGHMSVNHIARQQANSPRSVDITGAQMVAVMKLSAFCWNVADGVLPEADLSDFQKDRRLVELPSLLNYAGYVFFFPSMLIGPAFDFVEYRRWLDTTMFEVPANVDPSKKPPTRRKRKIPRSGTPAMKKLALGLIWTFSFLKLSVHYYPEVLLEDKFVTYGFLHRLVVLHMVGFTARCKYYGVWTMTEGACILAGLGFKGVDPKTGKVSWDRLRNIDPWEVEFAQNTRGYLGAWNINTNQWLRNYVYLRVTPRGKKPGFRASLATFTTSAFWHGFYPGYYLSFVLASFIQTVAKKLRRFFRPFFLDPKTQQPLPSKKLYDFASWITTQLTFSYAAAPFLILSFSGSVTVWARVYFYAVVGTLVLMGFFASPGVKVVKKALEQRNAKAGVVTDKKSGDLKRTASTDSLSSSREPVMGISADMEEELDEMVREVKREVEVRRARSRENSLVKDMKKAM; this is translated from the exons ATGATACCCTTCATAAACGCGC CATTCGTTTGGTTAGCCGACAGGATCGGCGCTGGCCCAGATGAGT TAAAActcgtcttctccttcctcctaTCGTATCCTCTCGCCGGCCTCCTAAAAAGAGTTCCCGATGCGCGGCCCGAGTTCAAAAACCTCTTCTCGATTTCGATCTCGTTATTCTACCTCGTCGGACTGTTCGACCTCTGGGATGGCCTCCGGACGATTTTGATCTCTGCGATCGGGACATATGCCATCGCGAAATACCTGCGGGGCTCGCCGTACATGCCATGGGTCGGCTTCGTTTTTTTGATGGGCCACATGAGCGTCAACCACATTGCGCGCCAGCAAGCCAACAGCCCCCGTTCAGTCGACATCACGGGCGCCCAAATGGTCGCGGTCATGAAGCTCAGCGCCTTTTGCTGGAACGTGGCTGATGGCGTTCTTCCCGAGGCCGACCTCTCCGACTTTCAGAAAGACAGACGCCTCGTGGAGCTCCCTAGTCTCCTCAACTATGCGGGCTatgtcttcttcttccccagcatGCTCATCGGTCCCGCATTTGATTTTGTTGAGTACCGCAGGTGGCTTGACACTACCATGTTTGAGGTGCCGGCCAATGTTGATCCGTCCAAGAAGCCGCCTACCCGTCGCAAGCGCAAAATTCCCCGCAGTGGGACTCCCGCCATGAAGAAGCTAGCCCTTGGTTTGATCTGGACCTTTTCGTTCCTCAAGCTATCCGTCCACTACTACCCCGAGGTGCTTTTGGAGGATAAGTTTGTGACGTATGGGTTCCTCCAccggctggtggtgctgcacATGGTTGGCTTCACCGCGCGCTGCAAGTACTATGGTGTCTGGACCATGACAGAGGGCGCGTGCATTCTGGCTGGCCTGGGTTTTAAGGGTGTCGACCCCAAGACTGGAAAAGTGTCTTGGGACAGGCTCCGGAATATCGACCCTTGGGAGGTGGAGTTTGCACAGAACACGAGGGGGTACTTGGGGGCGTGGAACATCAACACTAATCAGTGGTTGAGGAACTACGTCTACCTGCGGGTCACGCCTAGGGGGAAGAAGCCTGGTTTTAGGGCTAGTTTGGCTACTTTTACGACCTCGGCTTTCTGGCATGGGTTTTATCCTGGGTATTATCTGTCGTTTGTGCTGGCGAGTTTTATTCAGACTGTTGCGAAGA AACTCCGCCGTTTCTTccgccccttcttcctcgaccCCAAGACTCAGCAGCCCCTTCCCTCGAAGAAGCTTTACGATTTCGCCTCTTGGATCACGACCCAGCTCACGTTTTCGTACGCGGCCGCTCCGTTTCTGATTCTGTCCTTTTCGGGCTCGGTTACGGTTTGGGCGAGGGTGTATTTCTACGCCGTGGTTGGGACACTGGTCTTGATGGGCTTCTTTGCTTCCCCCGGAGTCAAGGTTGTGAAGAAAGCGCTGGAGCAGCGAAATGCCAAGGCGGGGGTTGTGACTGATAAGAAGAGCGGGGATTTGAAGAGGACGGCGAGCACGGACAGTCTCAGCTCGAGCAGGGAGCCAGTGATGGGGATTTCGGCGgatatggaggaggagctggatgagatggttagggaggtgaagagggaggttgaggttaggagggcgaggagtaGGGAGAATAGTTTGGTGAAGGATatgaagaaggcgatgtag
- a CDS encoding uncharacterized protein (EggNog:ENOG503NWJV; COG:S), protein MSAPDSRHGPPSTPLHERSKSESATKSGIRLVPYTPPRIDGDERAPSQLSLRDNAPSRNSNRSSDQTIRLVGHSRSRSSGLAEVTNAGAPLERGRSERVSGMKPLVSPSGVGQASEDSPNITTYPTSTRSSRVSESPSPAGSSQTTTRSRSSSRAPSRRRTIIITNPDKTFTLVRNDPEAESSVTPSPLPARDSLISPTLSYASRSSTHERPSILSWAESRSETPMTGVSTFIPDHTPSEPPSPALSSPGSSTIHLAEDPNPASSSSPWNYRMVGGLRKVAQTPEPPAIKEPLADSLPSDRPLSPLIEDPTGKEEEVTPTKPPKTIVSKTSFTSAVSDQSIDTVSVSTNYKVYGPGSSPAQESNDSLLFNRPGTSNWEVLGEASPAPAFKNSPLASSASSSTGENDNYVVHGEASPSPSGSVIVVTKKPRPSYSQESLRVAPLRPAKKKSYENFGYYKQRSRENLRSRTNSVHSLKSVGSVIGKPEPALLVPPVTVNLGLLSPRAARGGESSSPSQLPSWLAPPTTGSSSRPESSNTQGPSVSMITATPHQWSSQLSTVQSESEVESSPMPTRSVSPLSESSGGHHRRRSSAGWVSSMHSRQMPSVSSSIAGQLEEGANTSSGSDSLHRPQPSLSRASPQIRMVRDQDEHGDGIADLEHRPSRAALSSYFTTTNSSSRGLHSSGSSRSRGNSFTSEVPAWAKVYYGSGERRWLGRSPSFMSISESGSRPGSSRFYNDGDSPTDEQFPPNIYSPRKRAREVPGDHPFFGQSEIGISQAPAQDYNVFRTLRQKTSSIWSPHLRQDRRASRYSMWDPPSINWSADTSLMGKRNIQVVLFIIGFIFPFAWMAGALLPLPQRYSLEKGEKQPEYRYQPQAGDERRFEAVRWWRNLNRIMSVVGLLIIGAIIALAVVGVQQGWGQNSP, encoded by the coding sequence TGTTGGACActcgaggagcaggagcagcggGCTTGCAGAGGTGACAAATGCGGGTGCCCCATtggagcgggggaggagtgAAAGGGTTTCAGGCATGAAACCCTTGGTCAGCCCCTCGGGGGTGGGCCAAGCGTCTGAAGATTCGCCCAACATCACGACATATCCTACATCGACTCGATCTTCCCGCGTAAGCGAGTCGCCATCCCCAGCTGGGTCGTCCCAAACTACCACCAGGTCCAGGTCCTCGTCAAGGGCCCCTTCCAGACGacgcaccatcatcatcaccaaccctgaCAAGACCTTCACCCTTGTCCGCAATGACCCAGAAGCAGAGTCCTCTGTCACGCCCAGTCCGCTCCCAGCACGCGACAGCCTTATTTCCCCTACCCTGTCATATGCGTCCAGATCGAGCACGCATGAACGGCCTTCGATCCTCTCGTGGGCCGAGAGTCGCTCAGAGACCCCCATGACGGGTGTAAGCACCTTCATCCCGGATCACACACCATCTGAGCCGCCCTCTCCTGCACTCTCATCTCCGGGCTCTTCAACCATACACTTAGCTGAAGATCCTAATCCTGCATCCTCTTCGTCCCCTTGGAACTACCGCATGGTCGGTGGCCTGCGAAAGGTAGCCCAGACGCCCGAGCCccccgccatcaaggagCCTCTAGCAGACTCGCTGCCCTCCGACAGACCTCTCTCCCCACTGATTGAAGATCCTAccggcaaggaggaagaggtgacACCCACTAAGCCGCCCAAGACGATCGTGTCGAAGACGTCATTTACGTCTGCTGTGTCCGACCAAAGCATCGATACTGTCTCCGTGAGCACGAACTACAAGGTCTACGGTCCCGGCTCATCGCCTGCTCAAGAGTCCAACGACAGTCTCCTTTTCAACCGACCCGGCACCTCCAACTGGGAGGTCTTGGGTGAAGCTTCCCCGGCCCCTGCTTTCAAGAACAGCCCATTGGCatcctcggcttcgtcgtcAACAGGGGAGAACGATAACTACGTCGTCCATGGCGAGGCGTCACCGTCGCCATCCGGATCTGTCATCGTCGTAACCAAGAAGCCTCGTCCAAGCTATTCCCAGGAGAGCTTGCGAGTCGCGCCGCTCAGGCCagcgaagaagaagtcgTACGAAAACTTTGGATACTACAAGCAACGGTCTCGTGAGAACCTTCGCTCGCGCACTAATTCTGTCCACTCCTTGAAGAGCGTCGGTTCTGTTATTGGCAAGCCGGAGCCGGCGTTGTTGGTGCCTCCAGTTACCGTCAACCTTGGGCTGCTGTCCCCTCGGGCCGCTCGTGGAGGTGAATCGAGCAGTCCTTCGCAGCTACCCTCATGGTTGGCGCCACCAACCACAGGATCCTCCTCCAGGCCTGAGAGTTCCAACACACAAGGACCATCGGTCTCGATGATTACCGCAACTCCCCATCAATGGAGTTCGCAGCTCTCCACCGTCCAGTCTGAAAGCGAAGTTGAAAGCAGCCCAATGCCTACCCGATCTGTTTCGCCATTATCCGAGTCCTCCGGCGGCCATCACCGTCGTCGCAGTAGCGCCGGATGGGTCAGCTCCATGCACAGCCGCCAGATGCCCAGTGTCTCCTCGTCCATCGCTGGCCAACTGGAAGAAGGCGCCAATACCAGCTCAGGGAGCGATTCTCTTCACCGACCGCAGCCGAGCTTGTCAAGAGCGAGTCCACAGATCCGCATGGTGCGTGATCAGGACGAGCACGGAGATGGAATTGCGGACCTGGAACACAGACCCTCCAGGGCAGCGCTCTCGAGTTActttaccaccaccaacagtTCCAGCAGAGGCCTTCACTCCAGCGGTAGCTCTCGTTCTCGTGGAAACAGCTTCACTTCCGAGGTTCCCGCCTGGGCCAAGGTCTACTATGGATCGGGCGAAAGACGCTGGCTCGGAAGGTCTCCTTCTTTCATGTCTATCTCGGAAAGCGGTAGCAGGCCGGGCAGCTCAAGATTCTACAACGACGGGGATTCACCCACCGACGAGCAGTTCCCACCTAATATCTACAGCCCCAGGAAACGCGCGAGAGAAGTCCCCGGTGACCATCCCTTTTTCGGACAATCAGAGATAGGTATCTCACAAGCACCTGCCCAAGACTATAACGTATTCAGAACATTGCGCCAGAAGACATCCAGCATCTGGTCCCCACATCTTCGTCAGGATCGACGCGCCAGCCGCTACAGCATGTGGGACCCACCCAGCATCAACTGGTCGGCCGATACCAGTTTGATGGGCAAGCGGAACATTCAGGTGGTGCTCTTCATCATTGGCTTCATCTTCCCATTCGCCTGGATGGCCGGAGCTCTCTTGCCACTGCCCCAGCGGTACTCTCTCGAAAAGGGAGAGAAGCAGCCCGAATACCGTTACCAGCCCCAAGCTGGAGACGAGAGGAGATTTGAAGCtgtgcggtggtggaggaaccTGAACCGGATCATGTCGGTTGTCGGtcttctcatcatcggcgccatcatcgccctggccgttgttggtgttcaGCAAGGATGGGGACAAAACTCGCCATAG